Proteins found in one Bacillus subtilis subsp. subtilis str. 168 genomic segment:
- the yjgC gene encoding putative molybdoenzyme; putative formate dehydrogenase (Evidence 3: Putative function from multiple computational evidences; Product type e: enzyme), translating into MAGKKTITINGVEMEASEEQTVLQLLNNSSIEVPQVCYHPSLGPIETCDTCIVSINGELKRSCSAELKDGDVIDTLSPDVKKAQVIGMDKILYNHELYCTVCDYNNGGCEIHNTVKEMKINHQSIPFDHKPYHKDESHPFYRYDPDQCILCGRCVEACQDVQVTETLTIDWERKRPRVIWDNDVPINESSCVSCGHCSTVCPCNAMMEKGMEGEAGYLTGINNETLRPMIEITKGVETGYGSILAISDMESAMRDERIKKTKTVCTYCGVGCSFDVWTKGRDILKVEPQEEAPANGISTCVKGKFGWDFVNSEERLTKPLIREGDHFREAEWEEALLLIASKFTELKEAFGPDSLAFITSSKCTNEESYLMQKLARGVIGTNNVDNCSRYCQSPATAGLFRTVGYGGDSGSITDIAQADLVLIIGSNTSESHPVLSTRIKRAHKLRGQKVIVADIRKHEMAERSDLFVQPRAGSDIVWLNAIAKYLIENGKADERFLRERVNGRDEYVKSLAPYTLEYAEEKTGIDQETLIQMAEMIGQADSVCALWAMGVTQHIGGSDTSTAISNLLLVTGNYGKPGAGSYPLRGHNNVQGASDFGSMPDRLPGYEKVTDEQVRQKYERVWGVPLPKEPGMTNHEMIEKIHSGQLKAMYVKGEEMGLVDSNINHVHAAYEKLDFFVVQDIFLSRTAEFADVVLPASPSLEKEGTFTNTERRIQRLYQVFEPLGESKPDWQIIMEVANKLGAGWLYEHPADIMEEAAKLSPIYAGVTYERLEGYNSLQWPVNADGKDSPLLFTERFPFPDGKAILYPVQWTEPKEFGEEYDIHVNNGRLLEHFHEGNLTYKSKGISEKTPEVFLEISPELAAERGIQDGTLVRLTSPFGNVKVKCLITDRVKGKEVYLPMNDSGEAAINLLTGSHADKDTDTPAYKETSAKMEILKHDGISPLPKINHRNGNPQPQIGVQVHKKWARKDYIFPGDAVKRGMGHNG; encoded by the coding sequence ATGGCTGGCAAGAAAACAATCACAATAAACGGCGTTGAAATGGAAGCGTCCGAGGAACAGACGGTGCTGCAGCTTTTGAATAACAGCTCGATTGAAGTGCCGCAAGTTTGCTATCATCCAAGCTTAGGGCCGATTGAGACATGTGATACGTGCATCGTCAGCATCAATGGTGAGCTGAAGAGGTCGTGCTCCGCTGAATTAAAGGATGGGGATGTCATTGATACGCTCTCACCTGACGTGAAAAAAGCGCAGGTCATCGGGATGGACAAGATTTTATATAATCATGAGCTTTATTGTACAGTTTGCGATTACAACAATGGGGGATGCGAAATACATAATACGGTGAAGGAAATGAAAATCAATCACCAAAGCATTCCGTTTGATCACAAGCCATACCATAAGGATGAATCCCATCCGTTTTATCGGTATGATCCAGATCAATGTATATTGTGCGGACGCTGTGTTGAGGCATGCCAAGACGTTCAGGTAACTGAAACGCTGACCATTGACTGGGAGCGGAAACGCCCGCGCGTCATTTGGGATAACGACGTGCCGATCAATGAGTCGTCATGTGTGTCATGCGGCCATTGTTCAACGGTCTGTCCGTGCAACGCGATGATGGAAAAAGGAATGGAAGGGGAAGCCGGATATTTAACAGGCATCAATAACGAAACGCTGCGACCGATGATCGAGATCACGAAAGGCGTAGAGACAGGCTACGGCTCGATTCTCGCGATTTCTGATATGGAATCGGCCATGCGTGATGAACGAATCAAAAAAACGAAAACCGTCTGCACGTATTGCGGCGTCGGCTGCAGCTTTGATGTCTGGACAAAGGGCAGAGACATTCTGAAAGTAGAGCCGCAGGAGGAAGCGCCTGCCAACGGCATTTCTACTTGTGTGAAAGGCAAGTTCGGCTGGGATTTCGTTAACAGCGAAGAACGCCTGACAAAGCCGCTGATCCGTGAAGGCGATCATTTCCGTGAAGCAGAGTGGGAGGAGGCGTTATTGCTGATCGCCAGCAAGTTCACTGAATTAAAAGAGGCGTTTGGCCCGGATTCTCTCGCTTTTATTACATCTTCTAAATGTACAAATGAAGAATCCTATCTTATGCAAAAGCTGGCCAGAGGGGTCATTGGCACAAATAATGTGGACAACTGCTCTCGCTATTGCCAATCTCCTGCGACTGCCGGCCTGTTCCGGACAGTCGGCTATGGCGGTGATTCAGGATCAATTACAGATATCGCGCAAGCGGACCTTGTTTTGATTATCGGTTCGAACACGTCTGAGTCGCATCCAGTCTTATCCACTCGGATTAAACGGGCTCATAAGCTGAGAGGGCAGAAAGTGATCGTCGCGGATATCAGAAAGCACGAAATGGCAGAGCGCTCAGATTTATTTGTCCAGCCGCGTGCCGGATCGGATATCGTCTGGCTGAATGCGATCGCCAAATATTTAATAGAAAACGGCAAGGCCGATGAACGATTTTTGAGAGAAAGAGTGAACGGACGGGATGAATATGTAAAAAGCCTCGCGCCGTACACACTTGAATATGCTGAGGAGAAAACCGGGATTGATCAAGAAACCCTTATCCAAATGGCAGAGATGATCGGGCAAGCTGACAGTGTGTGCGCATTGTGGGCGATGGGCGTGACACAGCATATTGGAGGAAGCGACACGAGCACGGCGATCTCTAATCTGCTGCTTGTGACAGGAAACTACGGAAAACCGGGAGCAGGTTCTTACCCATTGCGCGGCCATAACAACGTGCAGGGAGCAAGTGACTTTGGGAGTATGCCTGACAGACTACCGGGCTATGAAAAAGTGACGGACGAACAAGTCCGCCAAAAATACGAGCGTGTGTGGGGTGTGCCGCTGCCGAAGGAGCCGGGTATGACCAACCACGAAATGATTGAAAAAATCCATTCCGGACAGTTGAAAGCGATGTATGTAAAAGGTGAAGAAATGGGCCTTGTCGACTCCAATATCAATCATGTACACGCTGCATATGAAAAGCTTGATTTCTTTGTGGTGCAGGACATTTTCCTTTCACGTACAGCGGAGTTTGCTGATGTGGTTCTTCCTGCGAGCCCGAGCCTTGAAAAAGAAGGAACGTTTACAAACACAGAACGCCGGATTCAGCGTTTGTATCAGGTATTTGAACCGCTGGGTGAATCAAAGCCGGATTGGCAGATTATTATGGAGGTTGCCAATAAGCTTGGCGCCGGCTGGCTCTATGAGCATCCTGCAGACATTATGGAGGAAGCAGCCAAGCTGTCGCCGATTTATGCCGGTGTCACCTATGAACGTCTTGAGGGCTATAATTCCCTGCAATGGCCTGTAAACGCTGATGGAAAGGATTCGCCTTTACTCTTTACAGAGCGCTTCCCTTTCCCAGACGGCAAGGCCATTCTCTACCCTGTCCAGTGGACAGAGCCTAAGGAATTCGGTGAGGAATATGATATCCATGTCAACAATGGGCGGCTCTTGGAGCACTTCCACGAAGGGAACCTGACTTACAAATCAAAAGGGATTTCGGAGAAAACACCGGAAGTGTTCTTAGAAATTTCTCCTGAGCTTGCGGCAGAACGAGGGATTCAGGACGGAACCCTCGTCAGACTCACATCGCCTTTCGGAAATGTCAAAGTGAAGTGCCTGATTACTGATCGAGTCAAAGGGAAGGAAGTATATCTGCCAATGAACGATTCAGGGGAAGCGGCGATCAACCTGTTAACAGGCAGCCATGCCGATAAGGATACCGATACGCCTGCTTACAAAGAAACATCGGCCAAGATGGAAATTTTGAAGCACGACGGAATCAGCCCGCTGCCTAAGATCAACCACCGCAACGGCAATCCGCAGCCGCAAATCGGTGTGCAGGTTCATAAGAAATGGGCGCGGAAGGATTATATTTTCCCTGGTGACGCTGTGAAAAGGGGGATGGGCCATAATGGCTAA
- the yjgD gene encoding hypothetical protein (Evidence 4: Unknown function but conserved in other organisms) — protein MAKAIKRIQKIEVTEEDQRKRDLREIEDALIDHKEAILETLHMLGHMNERGVLPLLRGLFGQGDKVLDILVKKADTEETANTLKNLLLLFGTLGMLDVKQLEPLILKVNAGVASAVEQKNSEEKTGYFDIIRSLKDPEINKSITLLFSFLKGMGQDTKELERTTQPPEHQKHHQEPREKRGMNKRD, from the coding sequence ATGGCTAAAGCGATTAAACGAATCCAAAAAATCGAGGTAACAGAAGAGGATCAGCGAAAGCGTGATTTGCGGGAAATTGAAGATGCTCTAATTGACCACAAAGAAGCGATTCTCGAAACATTGCATATGCTGGGCCATATGAACGAGCGCGGGGTCCTGCCGTTGCTCCGCGGCCTTTTTGGTCAAGGGGATAAAGTTCTTGATATCCTGGTGAAAAAGGCAGATACAGAGGAAACAGCCAATACGCTGAAAAATCTGCTTCTTCTGTTTGGAACACTCGGCATGCTGGACGTGAAGCAGCTGGAGCCTCTCATTTTGAAAGTGAATGCGGGTGTGGCAAGCGCTGTAGAGCAGAAAAACAGTGAAGAAAAGACAGGTTATTTTGATATTATCCGCTCGCTAAAAGACCCGGAAATCAACAAATCAATTACACTGCTCTTTTCCTTTTTAAAAGGAATGGGACAAGATACAAAGGAGCTGGAACGCACGACGCAGCCTCCGGAACACCAAAAACATCATCAGGAACCCCGAGAGAAAAGAGGAATGAATAAGCGAGATTGA
- the yjhA gene encoding putative lipoprotein (Evidence 3: Putative function from multiple computational evidences; Product type lp: lipoprotein) — protein sequence MKKVLLLLFVLTIGLALSACSQSSDASEKEKPKEKKSQEELEKELDKELKKGGEPKTKKDDQIHKIGETFKAGHTNFTVNKVDRVQKGEYMNVGGAVNEETKTIKDDEERLIIEVTMENIGEDSISYNFIGFDLRDKNDQSVRPVFSIEEKGRILMGGTLVSGKKVTGVLSYVIPKGEQKHYTLVYNPFLADTNSSNTEERVKDDIDYLVKLD from the coding sequence ATGAAAAAAGTCTTATTACTATTATTTGTCTTGACGATCGGGTTAGCGCTTTCTGCGTGCAGCCAATCGAGCGATGCGTCAGAGAAGGAAAAACCGAAAGAGAAAAAATCGCAAGAAGAGCTTGAAAAGGAACTTGATAAGGAATTGAAAAAAGGCGGTGAGCCGAAGACCAAAAAAGATGATCAAATACATAAAATAGGAGAAACATTTAAAGCAGGACATACGAATTTTACAGTGAATAAAGTTGATAGAGTGCAAAAAGGTGAATATATGAATGTTGGCGGAGCTGTAAATGAGGAGACAAAAACAATAAAAGATGATGAGGAACGGCTTATTATAGAAGTTACGATGGAAAATATAGGGGAAGATTCAATAAGCTACAATTTTATCGGGTTTGATTTAAGAGATAAGAATGATCAATCAGTGCGGCCTGTTTTTTCTATAGAAGAGAAGGGCAGAATCCTTATGGGAGGAACACTAGTATCGGGGAAAAAGGTTACAGGTGTACTCAGTTATGTCATCCCTAAAGGAGAACAGAAACATTACACACTGGTATATAATCCGTTTTTAGCTGATACAAATAGCAGTAATACAGAAGAGAGAGTAAAGGACGATATTGATTACTTGGTGAAGTTAGATTAG
- the yjhB gene encoding putative ADP-ribose pyrophosphatase (Evidence 3: Putative function from multiple computational evidences; PubMedId: 12483591, 16513759; Product type e: enzyme), translating to MIKVQTKWLERAQRIRAIAQAGLAFSKDVYDRERYEELMKLSAEMMADYSEKDIEVITDLWQGEKGYPTPKADVRGAVFRENQILLVREKHDELWSLPGGFCEIGLSPAENVVKEIKEESGYDTEPSRLLAVLDSHKHSHPPQPYHYYKIFIACSMTDGQGETGIETNHAAFFPEDRLPPLSPKRNTPSQLSMLFDFLRHPDKKTIFD from the coding sequence GTGATAAAAGTGCAAACCAAATGGCTGGAACGGGCACAGCGGATTCGGGCGATCGCCCAAGCGGGGCTTGCTTTTTCCAAGGATGTGTACGACAGGGAGAGGTACGAAGAGCTAATGAAGCTTAGCGCGGAAATGATGGCGGATTACTCGGAGAAGGACATTGAAGTTATCACTGATTTATGGCAAGGCGAGAAGGGCTATCCAACACCGAAAGCGGATGTTCGCGGCGCTGTATTCAGAGAGAATCAGATTTTGCTTGTCCGGGAGAAGCATGATGAGCTGTGGTCGCTGCCGGGCGGATTTTGCGAGATTGGTTTATCGCCGGCTGAAAACGTTGTCAAGGAAATCAAAGAAGAGTCGGGGTACGATACAGAGCCGTCTCGATTGCTGGCCGTGCTAGACAGCCATAAACACTCTCATCCCCCTCAGCCTTATCACTATTATAAAATCTTCATCGCATGCAGCATGACGGACGGGCAGGGGGAAACAGGGATCGAGACGAATCATGCCGCTTTTTTTCCGGAAGACAGACTCCCGCCGCTTTCTCCTAAACGAAACACACCCTCACAGCTTAGCATGCTGTTTGACTTTTTGCGCCATCCGGACAAGAAAACGATATTTGACTAA
- the yjiA gene encoding hypothetical protein (Evidence 5: Unknown function; PubMedId : 14563871) produces MAAQTDYKKQVVGILLSLAFVLFVFSFSERHEKPLVEGKKQENWHTVVDKASVKIYGSRLVEENKLKQKLGHKQADSILTLLKLANEKHITL; encoded by the coding sequence GTGGCAGCACAGACTGATTACAAAAAACAAGTTGTCGGAATCCTACTTTCACTTGCATTCGTACTCTTTGTGTTCTCTTTTTCTGAGAGACATGAAAAACCGCTTGTTGAGGGAAAAAAACAGGAAAACTGGCATACTGTCGTCGACAAAGCCTCCGTCAAAATTTATGGCAGCCGATTAGTTGAAGAAAACAAATTAAAGCAAAAACTCGGCCATAAACAAGCCGATTCTATTTTGACCCTTCTGAAACTCGCCAACGAAAAACACATTACATTATAA
- the cypE gene encoding cytochrome P450 CYP109B1, monooxygenase (Evidence 1a: Function from experimental evidences in the studied strain; PubMedId: 25587700; Product type e: enzyme): MNVLNRRQALQRALLNGKNKQDAYHPFPWYESMRKDAPVSFDEENQVWSVFLYDDVKKVVGDKELFSSCMPQQTSSIGNSIINMDPPKHTKIRSVVNKAFTPRVMKQWEPRIQEITDELIQKFQGRSEFDLVHDFSYPLPVIVISELLGVPSAHMEQFKAWSDLLVSTPKDKSEEAEKAFLEERDKCEEELAAFFAGIIEEKRNKPEQDIISILVEAEETGEKLSGEELIPFCTLLLVAGNETTTNLISNAMYSILETPGVYEELRSHPELMPQAVEEALRFRAPAPVLRRIAKRDTEIGGHLIKEGDMVLAFVASANRDEAKFDRPHMFDIRRHPNPHIAFGHGIHFCLGAPLARLEANIALTSLISAFPHMECVSITPIENSVIYGLKSFRVKM, encoded by the coding sequence ATGAATGTGTTAAACCGCCGGCAAGCCTTGCAGCGAGCGCTGCTCAATGGGAAAAACAAACAGGATGCGTATCATCCGTTTCCATGGTATGAATCGATGAGAAAGGATGCGCCTGTTTCCTTTGATGAAGAAAACCAAGTGTGGAGCGTTTTTCTTTATGATGATGTCAAAAAAGTTGTTGGGGATAAAGAGTTGTTTTCCAGTTGCATGCCGCAGCAGACAAGCTCTATTGGAAATTCCATCATTAACATGGACCCGCCGAAGCATACAAAAATCCGTTCAGTCGTGAACAAAGCCTTTACTCCGCGCGTGATGAAGCAATGGGAACCGAGAATTCAAGAAATCACAGATGAACTGATTCAAAAATTTCAGGGGCGCAGTGAGTTTGACCTTGTTCACGATTTTTCATACCCGCTTCCGGTTATTGTGATATCTGAGCTGCTGGGAGTGCCTTCAGCGCATATGGAACAGTTTAAAGCATGGTCTGATCTTCTGGTCAGTACACCGAAGGATAAAAGTGAAGAAGCTGAAAAAGCCTTTTTGGAAGAACGAGATAAGTGTGAGGAAGAACTGGCCGCGTTTTTTGCCGGCATCATAGAAGAAAAGCGAAACAAACCGGAACAGGATATTATTTCTATTTTAGTGGAAGCGGAAGAAACAGGCGAGAAGCTGTCCGGTGAAGAGCTGATTCCGTTTTGCACGCTGCTGCTGGTGGCCGGAAATGAAACCACTACAAACCTGATTTCAAATGCGATGTACAGCATATTAGAAACGCCAGGCGTTTACGAGGAACTGCGCAGCCATCCTGAACTGATGCCTCAGGCAGTGGAGGAAGCCTTGCGTTTCAGAGCGCCGGCCCCGGTTTTGAGGCGCATTGCCAAGCGGGATACGGAGATCGGGGGGCACCTGATTAAAGAAGGTGATATGGTTTTGGCGTTTGTGGCATCGGCAAATCGTGATGAAGCAAAGTTTGACAGACCGCACATGTTTGATATCCGCCGCCATCCCAATCCGCATATTGCGTTTGGCCACGGCATCCATTTTTGCCTTGGGGCCCCGCTTGCCCGTCTTGAAGCAAATATCGCGTTAACGTCTTTGATTTCTGCTTTTCCTCATATGGAGTGCGTCAGTATCACTCCGATTGAAAACAGTGTGATATACGGATTAAAGAGCTTCCGTGTGAAAATGTAA
- the ppuG gene encoding polyphenols TDP-rhamnosyltransferase, promiscuous (Evidence 1c: Function from experimental evidences in the studied genus; PubMedId: 24893262, 27444326; Product type e: enzyme): MKKYHISMINIPAYGHVNPTLALVEKLCEKGHRVTYATTEEFAPAVQQAGGEALIYHTSLNIDPKQIREMMEKNDAPLSLLKESLSILPQLEELYKDDQPDLIIYDFVALAGKLFAEKLNVPVIKLCSSYAQNESFQLGNEDMLKKIREAEAEFKAYLEQEKLPAVSFEQLAVPEALNIVFMPKSFQIQHETFDDRFCFVGPSLGERKEKESLLIDKDDRPLMLISLGTAFNAWPEFYKMCIKAFRDSSWQVIMSVGKTIDPESLEDIPANFTIRQSVPQLEVLEKADLFISHGGMNSTMEAMNAGVPLVVIPQMYEQELTANRVDELGLGVYLPKEEVTVSSLQEAVQAVSSDQELLSRVKNMQKDVKEAGGAERAAAEIEAFMKKSAVPQ, encoded by the coding sequence ATGAAAAAGTACCATATTTCGATGATCAATATCCCGGCGTACGGACATGTCAATCCTACGCTTGCTTTAGTAGAGAAGCTTTGTGAGAAAGGGCACCGTGTCACGTACGCGACGACTGAGGAGTTTGCGCCCGCTGTTCAGCAAGCCGGTGGAGAAGCATTGATCTATCATACATCCTTGAATATTGATCCTAAGCAAATCAGGGAGATGATGGAAAAGAATGACGCGCCCCTCAGCCTTTTGAAAGAATCACTCAGCATTCTGCCGCAGCTTGAGGAGTTATATAAGGATGATCAGCCTGATCTGATCATCTATGACTTTGTTGCGCTGGCTGGTAAATTGTTTGCTGAAAAGCTTAATGTTCCGGTCATTAAGCTCTGTTCGTCATATGCCCAAAATGAATCCTTTCAGTTAGGAAATGAAGACATGCTGAAAAAAATAAGAGAAGCAGAGGCTGAATTTAAAGCCTACTTGGAGCAAGAGAAGTTGCCGGCTGTTTCATTTGAACAGTTAGCTGTGCCGGAAGCATTAAATATTGTCTTTATGCCGAAGTCTTTTCAGATTCAGCATGAGACGTTCGATGACCGTTTCTGTTTTGTCGGCCCCTCTCTCGGAGAACGGAAGGAAAAAGAAAGCCTGTTGATTGACAAGGATGATCGCCCGCTTATGCTGATTTCTTTGGGTACGGCGTTTAACGCATGGCCGGAATTTTACAAGATGTGCATCAAGGCATTTCGGGATTCTTCATGGCAAGTGATCATGTCGGTTGGGAAAACGATTGATCCAGAAAGCTTGGAGGATATTCCTGCTAACTTTACCATTCGCCAAAGTGTGCCGCAGCTTGAGGTGTTAGAGAAAGCTGATTTGTTCATCTCTCATGGCGGGATGAACAGTACGATGGAAGCGATGAACGCAGGTGTGCCGCTTGTCGTCATTCCGCAAATGTATGAGCAGGAGCTCACTGCAAATCGGGTTGATGAATTAGGCCTTGGCGTTTATTTGCCGAAAGAGGAAGTGACTGTTTCCAGCCTGCAGGAAGCGGTTCAGGCTGTATCCAGTGATCAAGAGCTGCTCAGCCGCGTCAAGAATATGCAAAAGGATGTAAAAGAAGCTGGCGGAGCGGAGCGTGCGGCAGCTGAGATTGAAGCGTTTATGAAAAAATCCGCTGTCCCGCAGTAA
- the yjzI gene encoding hypothetical protein (Evidence 3: Putative function from multiple computational evidences) produces the protein METKKEEYETKGYDTSIVYEFNEYPDARSGRCDNCDYTLFKSSVKGGKFLRECRRCGMKKNI, from the coding sequence ATGGAAACCAAAAAAGAAGAATATGAAACAAAAGGCTACGATACATCGATTGTTTACGAATTCAATGAATATCCGGATGCCCGCAGCGGGCGCTGCGACAACTGTGATTACACACTGTTCAAAAGCTCTGTAAAAGGCGGAAAATTTCTTAGAGAATGCCGGAGATGCGGGATGAAAAAAAATATTTAA
- the yjjA gene encoding putative enzyme (Evidence 3: Putative function from multiple computational evidences; Product type e: enzyme), which yields MGKGLLGKRVAIGGSRKTEEISTIIEKQGGIPVIRPLQGTVYLAEKQVEPDLRTFAEEKADWVIFTTGIGLETLVDMAEKIGLKDEFLQAIRQAKAACRGYKTLSALKKLGITPEASDEDGTTRGLIRSLEPHDFSGKTVMVQLHGEKAPALMAFLEEKGASVLPILPYQHIPPEEETVERLCRELMNDEVDAVCFTTAIQVRSLFDFAKGRGYINEVKKVFEERAIAAAVGKVTAEALREEGITRLLAPEIERMGAMIVELAKYYEEKE from the coding sequence ATGGGAAAAGGGTTACTTGGAAAACGCGTGGCAATCGGTGGCTCACGAAAAACGGAAGAAATTAGTACAATCATTGAAAAACAGGGCGGAATACCTGTCATCCGGCCTCTCCAAGGTACAGTTTACTTAGCAGAGAAGCAGGTGGAGCCGGATTTGCGGACGTTTGCGGAAGAAAAAGCTGACTGGGTCATTTTCACGACAGGCATCGGGTTGGAGACTCTTGTCGATATGGCAGAGAAAATTGGACTGAAAGATGAGTTTCTGCAGGCCATTCGCCAAGCGAAAGCGGCATGCCGGGGATACAAAACGCTGTCTGCGCTGAAAAAGCTTGGAATCACACCGGAAGCTTCGGATGAAGACGGGACAACAAGAGGCTTAATCCGTTCCTTGGAGCCTCACGACTTTTCAGGAAAAACAGTCATGGTGCAGCTTCATGGCGAAAAAGCGCCGGCTCTCATGGCATTTCTTGAAGAAAAAGGCGCGTCTGTCCTGCCGATTCTGCCTTATCAGCACATCCCGCCGGAGGAGGAAACGGTGGAGCGGTTATGCCGAGAGCTGATGAACGATGAGGTCGATGCCGTTTGTTTTACAACGGCCATTCAGGTTCGTTCCCTGTTTGATTTTGCCAAGGGGCGAGGTTATATCAATGAAGTGAAGAAGGTATTCGAAGAACGCGCCATCGCAGCTGCTGTCGGAAAAGTGACTGCTGAAGCACTGCGGGAAGAGGGCATTACGAGACTGCTTGCGCCAGAGATTGAGCGGATGGGTGCGATGATTGTTGAGCTGGCCAAGTATTATGAAGAAAAGGAATAA
- the yjkA gene encoding putative ABC transporter (permease) (Evidence 3: Putative function from multiple computational evidences; PubMedId: 15849754, 16850406; Product type t: transporter) has product MDYLSLSLTMIFVLIALFLSKSFKAGVEKDMIIATIRAAVQLLIIGYVLSLIFRGDHPVFILLMVLLMLAVAAQNVIKRKKNTIGSFWRVFAALAIVEIVTQGILLSLHIIPLTARYVIPISGMVIGNSMVLSSLFLNRLNSEVGVRKEEIQLILSLGGTPKQSIQRILTSAMKMSMIPTLESQKTLGLVQLPGMMTGQILAGADPIQAVRFQLLIVFTTMASAALTCVILSVLTYPSLFTVHQQLKQNE; this is encoded by the coding sequence ATGGATTACCTTTCTCTCTCTTTAACGATGATCTTTGTTTTGATCGCCTTGTTTTTATCAAAATCCTTTAAAGCCGGTGTAGAAAAAGACATGATCATCGCCACCATCCGGGCCGCGGTGCAGCTGCTTATCATCGGTTATGTTTTGTCGCTGATTTTTCGCGGAGACCACCCTGTTTTTATCCTGCTGATGGTGCTGTTAATGCTCGCGGTGGCGGCGCAAAATGTCATCAAGCGAAAGAAAAATACTATCGGTTCGTTTTGGAGGGTGTTTGCCGCGTTAGCAATCGTAGAAATTGTGACGCAGGGAATTCTGCTGTCTCTTCATATCATTCCGCTTACGGCACGATATGTCATTCCGATCAGCGGGATGGTCATCGGAAATTCGATGGTGCTCTCAAGTTTGTTTCTAAACCGGCTTAACTCAGAAGTCGGCGTTCGCAAAGAAGAAATTCAATTAATATTGTCACTTGGCGGCACACCGAAGCAATCCATACAGCGCATTCTTACCTCAGCGATGAAAATGAGTATGATCCCGACGCTCGAAAGCCAGAAAACACTGGGTCTTGTCCAGCTTCCCGGCATGATGACTGGCCAGATTCTAGCCGGCGCGGACCCGATTCAGGCAGTACGCTTTCAACTCTTAATCGTGTTTACAACGATGGCCTCAGCCGCGCTGACTTGTGTAATCTTAAGCGTGCTGACATACCCATCATTATTCACCGTTCATCAGCAGCTGAAGCAAAATGAATGA